The following are encoded together in the Streptococcus oralis genome:
- the leuC gene encoding 3-isopropylmalate dehydratase large subunit, producing MAGKSIFDKLWERHVITGEEGQPQLMYVDQHYIHEVTSPQAFQGLRDAGRRLRRPDLTFGTFDHNVPTVNIYDIRDVISKAQIDKLAENVEEFGIEHAAHGSEKQGIVHMVGPETGRTQPGKFIVCGDSHTATHGAFGAIAFGIGTSEVEHVFATQTLWQVKPKKMLVEFTGVAQKGVYSKDYILALIAKYGVACGVGYVVEYRGQAIDALTMEERMTICNMSIEFGSKMGIMNPDQTTYDYLKGRECVPEDFEEAVADWKTIVSDDDAVYDKVIQMDVSDLAPMVTWGTNPAMGVDFDSSFPEIKDMNDERAYHYMDLEPGQKPADIELGYIFIGSCTNARLSDLQLAARFVKGKKIAPNLTAIVVPGSRPVKRAAEKLGLDKVFLDAGFEWRDPGCSMCLGMNPDKVPDGVHCASTSNRNFEDRQGFGAKTHLCSPAMAAAAAIAGRFVDVRQMPEAQ from the coding sequence ATGGCAGGAAAATCGATTTTTGATAAATTATGGGAACGCCATGTCATCACAGGAGAAGAGGGGCAACCCCAACTCATGTATGTAGATCAGCACTATATTCACGAGGTGACCAGTCCCCAAGCCTTTCAAGGATTACGAGACGCAGGTCGCAGATTGAGACGACCAGACTTGACATTTGGAACCTTTGACCACAATGTCCCGACTGTCAATATCTATGATATTCGAGATGTCATTTCCAAGGCTCAAATTGATAAGCTTGCTGAAAATGTTGAGGAGTTTGGGATTGAACACGCAGCCCACGGTTCTGAAAAGCAGGGAATTGTTCATATGGTAGGTCCAGAAACAGGACGGACCCAACCAGGAAAATTCATCGTCTGTGGAGACAGCCATACGGCTACTCACGGAGCTTTCGGAGCTATCGCCTTTGGGATTGGGACCAGTGAGGTCGAGCATGTCTTCGCTACCCAGACCCTCTGGCAAGTTAAACCCAAGAAAATGTTGGTAGAATTCACTGGTGTTGCTCAAAAAGGAGTTTATTCCAAGGATTACATTCTCGCCTTGATTGCCAAGTATGGCGTTGCTTGTGGTGTAGGCTATGTGGTGGAATATCGTGGGCAAGCGATTGATGCTCTGACCATGGAAGAGCGAATGACCATCTGCAATATGTCCATCGAGTTTGGTTCTAAGATGGGGATCATGAATCCGGATCAGACCACCTATGATTATCTCAAAGGACGAGAATGTGTTCCAGAGGATTTCGAAGAGGCTGTGGCGGATTGGAAAACAATTGTCAGTGATGATGATGCTGTTTACGATAAGGTTATCCAGATGGATGTCTCAGACTTGGCTCCCATGGTGACCTGGGGGACCAATCCTGCTATGGGCGTTGACTTTGACAGTAGTTTTCCAGAAATTAAGGATATGAATGATGAACGAGCTTATCATTACATGGACTTGGAACCTGGTCAAAAGCCAGCGGACATTGAACTAGGTTATATCTTTATCGGGTCTTGTACTAATGCTCGTCTCAGCGATTTGCAATTGGCTGCTCGATTTGTCAAAGGGAAGAAAATAGCTCCTAACTTAACGGCTATCGTGGTTCCAGGCTCTCGTCCTGTGAAACGAGCTGCTGAGAAGTTGGGATTGGACAAGGTTTTCCTAGACGCTGGCTTTGAGTGGAGAGACCCAGGTTGCTCTATGTGCTTAGGGATGAATCCGGACAAGGTGCCTGATGGTGTTCACTGCGCCTCAACTAGTAACCGTAACTTTGAAGACAGACAAGGATTTGGTGCTAAGACCCATCTCTGCAGTCCAGCCATGGCAGCTGCGGCAGCTATAGCAGGGCGTTTCGTAGATGTTCGGCAGATGCCAGAAGCCCAGTAA
- the dprA gene encoding DNA-processing protein DprA, whose amino-acid sequence MKITNYEIYKLRKAGLTNQQILTVLEYDETVEQELLLGDIAEISGCRNPAVFMERYFQIDDAQLEKEFQKFPSFSILDDCYPWDLSEIYDPPALLFYKGNLDLLKFPKVALVGSRSCSSQGAKSIQKIIQGLENELIVVSGLAKGIDTAAHMAALQNGGRTIAVIGTGLDVFYPRANKRLQEHIGNHHLVLSEYGPGEEPLKFHFPARNRIIAGLCRGVIVAEARMRSGSLITCERAMEEGRDVFAIPGNILDGHSDGCHHLIQEGAKLISSGQDVLAEFEF is encoded by the coding sequence ATGAAAATCACAAATTATGAGATTTACAAATTAAGAAAAGCAGGTTTGACCAATCAACAGATTTTAACTGTCCTTGAATATGACGAAACTGTGGAGCAGGAACTTTTGTTAGGAGATATTGCTGAAATCTCTGGTTGTCGCAATCCTGCTGTCTTTATGGAACGCTATTTCCAGATTGATGATGCGCAGTTGGAGAAGGAGTTTCAAAAATTTCCATCCTTCTCGATTCTAGACGACTGTTATCCTTGGGATCTGAGTGAGATTTATGACCCTCCAGCTCTTTTGTTTTACAAAGGGAATCTGGACTTATTGAAATTTCCCAAGGTTGCTCTTGTAGGGAGCCGTTCTTGTTCGAGCCAAGGTGCTAAGTCAATCCAGAAAATTATCCAAGGTTTAGAAAACGAGTTAATCGTGGTTAGTGGTTTAGCCAAAGGGATTGATACGGCTGCCCATATGGCTGCACTCCAGAATGGAGGAAGAACAATTGCTGTCATTGGAACAGGATTGGATGTTTTCTATCCCCGAGCCAATAAACGTTTGCAGGAACACATTGGCAATCACCATTTGGTACTTAGCGAGTATGGACCTGGTGAAGAACCCTTGAAATTTCACTTTCCAGCTCGTAATCGCATCATTGCTGGCCTTTGCCGTGGTGTGATTGTAGCAGAAGCAAGGATGCGTTCTGGTAGTCTTATCACCTGTGAGCGAGCTATGGAGGAAGGGCGTGATGTTTTTGCCATTCCAGGAAACATTTTAGATGGCCATTCAGATGGCTGTCACCACCTGATCCAAGAGGGAGCAAAGCTGATTAGCAGTGGTCAAGATGTGTTGGCTGAGTTTGAATTTTAA
- the leuB gene encoding 3-isopropylmalate dehydrogenase encodes MTKKIVALAGDGIGPEIMEAGLAVLEALASKTGFDYEIERRPFGGAGIDAVGHPLPDETLKASREADAILLAAIGSPQYDGAAIRPEQGLLALRKELNLYANIRPVKIFDSLKHLSPLKPERIAGVDFFVVRELTGGIYFGDHILEERKARDINDYSYEEVERILRKAFEIASNRRKIVTSIDKQNVLATSKLWRRVAEEVAKDFPDVTLEHQLVDSAAMLMITNPAKFDVIVTENLFGDILSDESSVLSGTLGVMPSASHSENGPSLYEPIHGSAPDIAGQGIANPISMILSVAMMLRDSFGRYEDAERIEHAVEASLAVGILTRDIGGQASTKEMTEAIIARL; translated from the coding sequence ATGACAAAGAAAATAGTAGCTCTAGCAGGGGATGGAATCGGTCCAGAAATCATGGAAGCTGGTTTAGCGGTTCTGGAAGCTCTAGCTTCAAAAACAGGATTTGACTATGAGATAGAAAGACGCCCCTTTGGAGGTGCGGGTATTGATGCTGTGGGGCATCCCTTACCTGATGAAACCCTCAAGGCATCTAGAGAAGCAGATGCTATTCTCCTAGCGGCTATCGGTAGTCCCCAGTATGATGGGGCAGCGATTCGGCCTGAACAAGGCTTGCTGGCTCTCCGTAAGGAACTCAATCTCTATGCCAATATTCGGCCTGTTAAGATTTTTGACAGTCTCAAGCATTTGTCACCTCTCAAACCGGAACGAATTGCTGGGGTAGACTTTTTCGTGGTACGTGAGTTGACAGGGGGGATTTACTTTGGAGATCATATCCTTGAAGAGCGCAAAGCGCGTGATATCAACGACTACAGTTATGAGGAAGTGGAGCGGATCCTTCGTAAAGCCTTTGAAATCGCAAGCAATCGCAGAAAAATCGTTACTAGTATCGATAAGCAAAACGTTCTAGCGACATCAAAACTCTGGCGGAGAGTAGCTGAGGAGGTTGCCAAGGATTTCCCAGATGTGACCTTGGAACACCAGTTGGTGGACTCAGCTGCTATGCTTATGATTACCAATCCTGCTAAATTTGATGTTATTGTAACGGAAAATCTTTTCGGAGATATTCTATCAGATGAATCAAGCGTTCTATCTGGCACACTTGGAGTCATGCCATCTGCTAGTCACTCTGAAAATGGCCCAAGTCTCTATGAGCCCATTCACGGTTCGGCACCTGATATTGCAGGTCAAGGAATTGCCAATCCTATTTCCATGATTTTGTCAGTTGCCATGATGTTGAGAGATAGCTTTGGACGTTATGAGGATGCGGAGCGTATCGAACATGCAGTGGAAGCCAGTTTGGCAGTAGGAATTTTAACGAGAGATATTGGAGGGCAGGCTTCGACCAAGGAAATGACGGAAGCTATTATTGCAAGGTTATGA
- a CDS encoding copper homeostasis protein CutC: MIYEFCAENVTLLEKAMQAGARRIELCDNLAVGGTTPSYGVTKAAVELAANYDSTIMTMIRPRGGDFVYTDLEIAIMLEDIRLTAQAGSQGVVFGTLTADKKLDKPNLEKLIAASKGMEIVFHMAFDELSDEDQLEAIDWLSQAGVTRILTRAGVSGDSLEKRFAHYHRILEHAKGKIEILPGGGIDLDNRQTFIDQLAVTQLHGTKVVF; encoded by the coding sequence ATGATTTACGAATTTTGCGCTGAAAATGTGACCTTGCTTGAAAAAGCGATGCAGGCTGGAGCTCGTCGAATCGAACTTTGTGATAATCTAGCTGTAGGAGGAACAACGCCAAGTTATGGAGTGACCAAGGCAGCGGTTGAATTGGCAGCTAATTATGATAGCACCATCATGACTATGATTCGTCCCCGTGGTGGCGACTTTGTCTATACTGATCTTGAAATAGCGATCATGCTAGAAGACATTCGTTTGACTGCACAGGCTGGAAGTCAAGGGGTTGTATTTGGGACATTAACTGCTGATAAAAAGTTAGATAAGCCTAATCTTGAGAAGCTGATTGCCGCATCTAAAGGAATGGAAATTGTCTTTCACATGGCCTTTGATGAATTGAGTGATGAAGACCAGTTAGAAGCCATTGACTGGCTCAGCCAAGCTGGTGTCACTCGTATCTTAACTCGTGCTGGTGTGTCTGGAGACTCGCTAGAGAAACGTTTCGCTCATTATCACAGAATTTTGGAACATGCTAAAGGTAAAATTGAAATTCTACCAGGTGGGGGGATTGACTTGGATAACCGTCAAACCTTTATCGACCAGCTGGCTGTGACACAATTGCATGGAACTAAGGTTGTCTTTTAA
- a CDS encoding MmcQ/YjbR family DNA-binding protein, whose translation MFEIFKSYQFNKEKAHAYGFVENGEVWTYSCQILQGDFYMTVSITPDNVRFHVFDQETGDLYPQVHMESMRGSFVGSVREACLETLYQIRKACFDVQDFICPQTKRIMAQVQEKYGNQLEYLWEKSPDTAVLRHEGNQKWYAVVMRIPWDKLEKGREGLVEAVNLKHDQVADLLSQKGIYPAFHMNKRYWLSLALDDSLQDEEVIELIEKSWNLTVKK comes from the coding sequence ATGTTTGAAATTTTTAAATCCTATCAGTTTAATAAAGAAAAAGCTCATGCCTATGGTTTTGTAGAAAATGGAGAAGTCTGGACCTATAGTTGCCAGATTTTGCAGGGTGACTTTTACATGACAGTCTCTATCACTCCTGATAATGTGAGATTTCATGTCTTTGACCAGGAAACTGGTGATCTCTATCCTCAAGTACATATGGAAAGTATGCGGGGAAGTTTTGTCGGAAGTGTCCGTGAGGCTTGTTTGGAGACTCTCTACCAGATTCGGAAGGCTTGCTTTGATGTACAGGATTTTATCTGCCCTCAGACTAAGCGTATCATGGCTCAAGTTCAGGAAAAGTATGGTAATCAGTTGGAGTATCTGTGGGAAAAGTCTCCTGATACAGCTGTATTGCGCCATGAAGGCAATCAAAAGTGGTATGCTGTTGTGATGAGAATCCCATGGGATAAGCTGGAAAAGGGAAGAGAAGGGCTAGTCGAAGCAGTCAACCTCAAACACGACCAAGTAGCTGACCTGCTTTCACAAAAGGGTATTTATCCAGCCTTTCATATGAATAAACGCTACTGGCTTAGTCTGGCACTTGATGATAGTTTGCAAGATGAAGAAGTGATAGAACTCATCGAAAAAAGTTGGAACTTGACTGTGAAAAAATAA
- the topA gene encoding type I DNA topoisomerase, which yields MATATKKKKSTVKKNLVIVESPAKAKTIEKYLGRNYKVLASVGHIRDLKKSSMSVDIENNYEPQYINIRGKGPLINDLKKEAKKANKVFLASDPDREGEAISWHLAHILNLDENDANRVVFNEITKDAVKNAFKEPRKIDMDLVDAQQARRVLDRLVGYSISPILWKKVKKGLSAGRVQSVALKLIIDRENEINAFQPEEYWTIDGVFKKGTKQFQASFYGMNGKKMKLTTNEEVKEVLSHLTSKDFTVDQVDKKERKRNAPLPYTTSTMQMDAANKINFRTRKTMMVAQQLYEGINIGSGVQGLITYMRTDSTRISPVAQNEAASYINDRFGSKYSKHGSKVKNASGAQDAHEAIRPSSVFNTPESIAKYLDKDQLKLYTLIWNRFVASQMAGAIFDTMAVKLSQNGVQFAANGSQVKFDGYLAIYNDSDKNKMLPDMAVGDMVKQVNSKPEQHFTQPPARYSEATLIKTLEENGVGRPSTYAPTIETIQKRYYVRLAAKRFEPTELGEIVNKLIVEYFPDIVNVTFTAEMEGKLDDVEVGKEQWQRVIDGFYKPFSKEVAKAESEMEKIQIKDEPAGFDCEVCGSPMVIKLGRFGKFYACSNFPDCRHTQAIVKEIGVECPSCHQGQIIERKTKRNRIFYGCNRYPECEFTSWDKPIGRDCPKCGHFLVEKKVRGGGKQVVCSNSDYEEEKIK from the coding sequence GTGGCTACGGCAACAAAGAAGAAAAAATCAACAGTTAAAAAAAATTTAGTCATCGTGGAGTCGCCTGCTAAAGCGAAAACGATTGAGAAATATCTAGGCAGAAATTACAAGGTTTTAGCCAGTGTCGGACATATCCGTGATTTGAAAAAATCCAGTATGTCAGTCGACATTGAAAATAACTATGAACCACAGTATATCAATATCCGAGGCAAAGGCCCTCTCATCAATGATCTGAAAAAAGAAGCTAAAAAGGCCAATAAAGTCTTTCTGGCGAGTGACCCGGACCGTGAAGGAGAAGCAATTTCCTGGCATTTGGCTCACATTCTCAACTTGGATGAGAATGATGCCAACCGTGTAGTCTTTAATGAAATCACCAAAGACGCAGTAAAAAATGCCTTTAAAGAACCTCGTAAGATTGATATGGACTTGGTCGACGCCCAACAAGCTCGTCGAGTCTTAGACCGCTTGGTAGGGTATTCGATTTCGCCAATTTTGTGGAAAAAGGTCAAGAAGGGCTTATCAGCAGGACGCGTGCAGTCAGTTGCCCTTAAGCTCATCATTGACCGTGAAAATGAAATCAATGCCTTCCAACCGGAAGAATACTGGACAATTGATGGTGTCTTTAAGAAGGGAACCAAGCAATTTCAGGCTTCTTTCTATGGTATGAATGGCAAAAAGATGAAATTGACCACCAATGAAGAGGTCAAAGAAGTCTTGTCCCATTTGACTAGCAAAGATTTCACAGTAGACCAGGTAGATAAGAAAGAACGCAAACGTAATGCGCCCCTACCTTATACGACTTCAACCATGCAGATGGATGCTGCTAACAAAATCAATTTCCGTACTCGAAAGACTATGATGGTAGCCCAACAGCTCTATGAAGGGATCAATATCGGATCGGGCGTGCAAGGTTTGATTACCTATATGCGTACAGACTCGACTCGTATTAGTCCAGTAGCTCAGAATGAAGCGGCAAGCTATATTAACGACCGCTTTGGTAGCAAGTATTCCAAGCATGGTAGCAAGGTCAAGAATGCCTCAGGTGCTCAAGATGCCCACGAAGCCATTCGCCCATCTAGTGTCTTTAATACACCTGAAAGCATCGCTAAGTACTTGGACAAAGACCAGCTCAAGCTCTATACTCTTATCTGGAACCGTTTTGTGGCTAGCCAGATGGCGGGAGCTATCTTTGATACCATGGCTGTCAAACTCTCTCAAAATGGAGTCCAATTCGCGGCAAATGGAAGCCAAGTTAAGTTTGATGGTTATCTTGCTATCTACAATGACTCTGACAAAAACAAGATGTTGCCAGATATGGCAGTTGGGGATATGGTCAAACAGGTTAATAGCAAGCCAGAACAACATTTCACTCAACCGCCAGCTCGCTATTCGGAAGCGACTCTTATCAAGACCTTGGAAGAAAATGGAGTTGGACGTCCGTCAACCTATGCTCCGACCATTGAAACCATCCAAAAACGTTACTACGTTCGTCTGGCAGCTAAACGTTTTGAACCGACAGAACTGGGAGAAATTGTCAATAAACTCATCGTTGAATATTTCCCAGATATCGTAAACGTGACCTTCACAGCTGAGATGGAAGGAAAACTGGATGATGTCGAGGTTGGAAAAGAGCAGTGGCAACGTGTTATTGACGGATTTTATAAACCATTCTCCAAAGAAGTAGCAAAGGCTGAATCCGAAATGGAAAAAATCCAGATCAAGGATGAGCCAGCTGGATTTGACTGTGAAGTTTGTGGTAGTCCGATGGTGATTAAGCTAGGACGTTTTGGTAAATTCTATGCTTGTAGTAATTTCCCAGACTGCCGTCACACACAAGCGATTGTCAAAGAGATTGGAGTCGAGTGTCCAAGCTGTCATCAAGGACAAATCATCGAACGAAAAACCAAGCGCAATCGTATCTTCTATGGTTGCAATCGTTACCCAGAATGTGAGTTTACTTCCTGGGACAAACCAATTGGCCGTGACTGTCCAAAATGCGGACACTTCCTTGTGGAGAAAAAAGTCCGTGGTGGAGGCAAGCAGGTTGTATGTAGTAATAGCGACTACGAAGAAGAGAAAATTAAATAA
- a CDS encoding DUF1294 domain-containing protein: MKLDEKITLVLLVWNVMVFSIYGIDKSKARRGAWRIPEKILLTIALVCGGFGACLAGIAFHHKTRKWYFKTVWFLGMVTTLVALYFIWR, from the coding sequence ATGAAGTTAGATGAAAAAATTACTCTAGTCCTTTTGGTTTGGAATGTCATGGTTTTCTCGATTTATGGCATTGACAAATCCAAGGCAAGGAGAGGTGCTTGGCGCATCCCAGAGAAAATTCTCTTGACTATAGCACTTGTCTGTGGTGGATTTGGTGCTTGTTTAGCAGGAATCGCCTTTCACCACAAGACTAGAAAATGGTATTTTAAAACAGTTTGGTTTCTTGGGATGGTAACCACACTAGTAGCCTTATATTTTATTTGGAGGTAA
- a CDS encoding 2-isopropylmalate synthase: MRKVEFFDTSLRDGEQTPGVNFSIKEKVSIARQLEKWGISVIEAGFPAASPDSFIAVQEIAKAMKKTAVTGLARSVKSDIDACYEALKDAKYPQIHVFIATSPIHRKYKLNKSKEEILEAIKEHVSYARSKFEIVEFSPEDATRTELDFLLQVVQTAVDAGASYINIPDTVGFTTPEEFALIFDYLTENIKSDHKVVFGVHCHDDLGMATANTLTAIKHGAGRVQGTINGIGERAGNVALEEVAVALKIREDFFQATSDIVLDETMNTSEMVSRFSGIPVPKNKAVVGGNAFSHESGIHQDGVLKNPLTYEIITPELVGVKSNSLPLGKLSGRHAFVEKLRELALDFTEEDIKPLFAKFKALADKKQEITDADIRALVAGTMVENPEGFHFDDLQLQTHADNDIEALVTLANMDGEKVEFNATGQGSVEAVFNAIDKFFNQSVRLVSYTIDAVTDGIDAQARVLVTVENRDTETIFNAAGLDFDVLKASAIAYINANTFVQKENAGEMGHSVSYRDMPSV, encoded by the coding sequence ATGCGTAAAGTTGAATTTTTTGATACAAGCCTTCGTGATGGGGAACAAACACCTGGTGTTAACTTTTCAATAAAGGAAAAAGTTTCCATTGCAAGACAGCTGGAGAAATGGGGAATTTCTGTAATTGAAGCTGGTTTTCCGGCTGCTAGTCCAGATTCATTTATAGCTGTTCAAGAAATTGCTAAAGCCATGAAAAAAACAGCAGTGACAGGATTAGCTCGTTCTGTAAAATCTGATATTGATGCTTGTTATGAGGCTCTTAAGGATGCCAAGTATCCTCAAATTCATGTCTTTATTGCTACTAGTCCGATTCACCGCAAGTATAAGCTCAATAAGAGCAAGGAAGAGATTTTAGAAGCTATCAAGGAACATGTTTCTTATGCACGTTCTAAGTTTGAAATCGTCGAATTCTCTCCTGAAGATGCGACTAGAACAGAGTTGGATTTCCTCTTACAAGTCGTTCAAACAGCGGTCGATGCAGGTGCATCTTATATCAACATCCCTGACACAGTTGGCTTTACGACTCCAGAAGAGTTTGCACTTATCTTTGATTACTTGACTGAAAATATTAAATCAGATCATAAAGTTGTCTTTGGTGTCCACTGTCACGATGATCTCGGTATGGCAACTGCAAATACTTTGACAGCAATTAAACACGGTGCTGGACGTGTCCAGGGAACTATTAATGGTATTGGTGAACGCGCAGGTAATGTTGCTCTTGAAGAAGTAGCTGTTGCTTTGAAGATTCGTGAGGATTTCTTTCAAGCAACTAGTGATATTGTTTTGGATGAAACAATGAATACGTCTGAAATGGTTTCTCGCTTCTCAGGTATTCCAGTTCCTAAAAATAAGGCTGTCGTTGGTGGCAATGCCTTCTCTCATGAATCGGGCATTCACCAAGATGGAGTCCTTAAAAATCCTCTCACTTATGAGATTATCACACCTGAATTGGTTGGTGTCAAGAGTAATAGCCTTCCGCTTGGAAAATTGTCAGGTCGCCATGCCTTTGTCGAGAAACTAAGAGAACTGGCCCTAGATTTTACAGAAGAGGATATCAAGCCACTCTTTGCTAAGTTCAAGGCTCTGGCTGATAAGAAACAAGAAATCACAGATGCAGATATTCGAGCTCTGGTAGCTGGAACCATGGTTGAAAATCCAGAAGGCTTCCATTTTGATGATTTACAACTTCAAACTCATGCAGATAATGACATTGAAGCGCTTGTTACCCTAGCCAATATGGATGGTGAGAAAGTCGAATTTAATGCAACAGGGCAAGGCTCTGTTGAAGCGGTCTTTAACGCTATCGATAAGTTCTTTAACCAATCTGTCCGCTTGGTGTCCTACACTATTGACGCGGTAACAGATGGAATCGATGCCCAAGCTCGTGTCTTGGTCACTGTTGAAAACAGAGATACAGAAACCATCTTTAACGCAGCAGGTCTTGATTTCGATGTATTGAAGGCTTCCGCTATTGCCTATATCAATGCCAATACTTTTGTTCAAAAAGAGAATGCAGGTGAGATGGGGCATAGCGTTTCCTACCGAGACATGCCTAGTGTGTAA
- the lepA gene encoding translation elongation factor 4 has translation MNLEELKKRQEKIRNFSIIAHIDHGKSTLADRILEKTETVSSREMQAQLLDSMDLERERGITIKLNAIELNYTAKDGETYIFHLIDTPGHVDFTYEVSRSLAACEGAILVVDAAQGIEAQTLANVYLALDNDLEILPVINKIDLPAADPERVRTEIEDVIGLDASEAVLASAKAGIGIEEILEQIVEKVPAPTGDVSAPLKALIFDSVYDAYRGVILQVRVMDGVVKPGDKIQLMSNDKTFDVTEVGIFTPKAVGRDFLATGDVGYIAASIKTVQDTRVGDTVTLASNPAAEPLDGYKQMNPMVFAGLYPIESNKYNDLREALEKLQLNDASLQFEPETSQALGFGFRCGFLGLLHMDVIQERLEREFNIDLIMTAPSVIYKVNQTDGESMDVSNPSEFPDPTKIATIEEPYVKAQIMVPQEFVGAVMELAQRKRGDFVTMDYIDDNRVNVIYQIPLAEIVFDFFDKLKSSTRGYASFDYELSEYRPSKLVKMDILLNGDKVDALSFIVHKDFAYERGKLIVDKLKKIIPRQQFEVPIQAAIGHKIVARTDIKALRKNVLAKCYGGDVSRKRKLLEKQKAGKKRMKAIGSVEVPQEAFLSVLSMDEE, from the coding sequence ATGAACTTAGAAGAATTGAAGAAACGACAGGAGAAGATTCGAAACTTCTCTATTATCGCCCATATTGACCACGGGAAATCAACGCTGGCAGACCGCATTTTGGAAAAGACGGAGACCGTTTCTAGTCGTGAAATGCAAGCCCAGCTTCTGGATAGTATGGATCTTGAGCGTGAACGTGGGATTACCATTAAACTTAATGCCATTGAGCTGAATTACACTGCAAAAGATGGCGAGACCTATATTTTCCACTTGATTGACACACCAGGGCATGTGGACTTTACCTATGAAGTGTCGCGTTCGCTAGCGGCCTGTGAAGGAGCGATTTTGGTGGTTGATGCGGCCCAAGGGATTGAGGCTCAAACACTTGCCAACGTTTATCTAGCCTTGGACAATGATTTGGAAATTCTGCCAGTCATTAACAAAATTGACCTACCAGCAGCTGATCCAGAGCGTGTACGTACAGAGATTGAGGATGTCATCGGACTGGATGCCAGCGAAGCGGTCTTAGCTTCAGCCAAAGCTGGTATTGGTATTGAAGAAATTCTTGAGCAGATTGTTGAAAAAGTGCCAGCTCCAACTGGTGATGTTTCAGCTCCATTAAAAGCTTTGATTTTCGATTCCGTTTACGATGCTTATCGTGGGGTTATCCTCCAAGTGCGTGTTATGGACGGAGTGGTTAAACCTGGCGATAAGATTCAGCTCATGAGCAATGATAAGACCTTTGATGTGACGGAAGTTGGTATTTTCACACCGAAAGCAGTAGGGCGAGATTTTCTTGCAACTGGTGACGTTGGTTATATTGCGGCTTCTATCAAGACAGTTCAAGATACGCGCGTGGGTGATACAGTTACTCTAGCAAGTAATCCTGCAGCAGAACCGCTAGATGGCTACAAGCAGATGAATCCTATGGTCTTTGCTGGTCTCTATCCAATTGAGTCAAATAAGTACAATGACCTTCGTGAAGCCCTAGAAAAATTGCAGCTCAACGATGCCAGCTTGCAGTTTGAACCAGAAACATCTCAGGCCCTTGGATTTGGTTTCCGTTGTGGATTCCTTGGGCTTCTCCATATGGATGTTATTCAAGAGCGTTTAGAGCGCGAGTTCAATATTGACCTCATCATGACAGCTCCGTCTGTTATCTATAAGGTTAACCAAACTGATGGTGAATCTATGGATGTGTCTAACCCCTCTGAATTTCCAGATCCAACTAAGATTGCGACCATTGAAGAACCGTATGTCAAGGCGCAAATCATGGTACCGCAGGAGTTTGTCGGAGCAGTTATGGAACTAGCTCAGCGCAAGCGTGGGGATTTTGTGACCATGGACTATATTGATGATAATCGTGTCAATGTTATCTATCAAATTCCGCTTGCTGAAATTGTCTTTGACTTCTTTGATAAGCTCAAGTCTTCAACGCGTGGTTATGCAAGTTTTGACTACGAATTGTCAGAGTACCGCCCATCTAAGCTGGTCAAAATGGATATCCTTCTCAATGGTGATAAGGTGGATGCCCTCAGCTTTATCGTTCACAAGGACTTTGCCTACGAACGTGGGAAACTCATCGTGGATAAGCTCAAGAAAATCATCCCTCGTCAACAATTTGAGGTGCCGATCCAAGCAGCTATTGGGCACAAAATCGTGGCTCGTACAGATATCAAGGCCCTTCGTAAGAACGTACTTGCCAAATGTTATGGTGGTGACGTTTCTCGTAAACGCAAACTGCTTGAAAAACAAAAAGCTGGTAAGAAACGCATGAAAGCCATCGGATCAGTAGAAGTCCCACAAGAAGCCTTCCTTAGCGTCTTGAGCATGGATGAAGAATAG
- a CDS encoding YbaN family protein produces the protein MRIIYLCIGFISLALAVIGVVLPLLPTTPFLLLAIACFSKSSKRFEVWLYHTKLYQTYVADFRETKSIARERKKKIIVSIYILMGISIYFAPLLPVKIGLGALTIFITYYLFKVIPDKE, from the coding sequence ATGCGTATCATTTATCTCTGTATTGGCTTTATTTCACTGGCTTTAGCTGTTATTGGAGTTGTCTTACCACTTTTACCAACAACACCCTTTCTTTTGTTAGCTATCGCTTGCTTTTCAAAATCTTCTAAGCGTTTTGAAGTCTGGCTTTATCATACAAAGCTTTATCAGACTTATGTAGCGGACTTTCGGGAAACCAAGTCAATCGCGCGAGAACGAAAGAAAAAAATCATCGTATCTATCTATATCTTGATGGGGATTTCTATTTATTTTGCCCCTCTTTTGCCAGTCAAAATCGGCCTGGGAGCCCTGACTATCTTTATCACCTACTATCTCTTTAAAGTCATTCCTGACAAAGAATAG